The Magallana gigas chromosome 6, xbMagGiga1.1, whole genome shotgun sequence genome includes the window cgggaGGGGAAGgggaaagatgttttaaaaaacatttccgttattttctattatgaaatgagctattttaacccaaaatactaagttatttctctttgtttgaccaaatcatttacattaaatgaaaatatacataaatgtttacattattataaaaaattaactttaattagacaactttcaaaaaatgacttttagttaggcggctagacaatgctatcgttcgcagtaCTTCAATATATGGCCCAAATTCTAAGTTCGAAAGGCTGAATTCCTAGAAAAATAATGGAACCAGAATTTCCTTCCAATATGcacatctacacattgtgtccTAAATACCTACAAAGTTTCATGAAATTATGTGCAGCCATATAAGAGGAGTTGCGCTTTGACCGACTGACTAACTGACAGACACAGACGgagtggtaaaaaaaataatatctctTGCACCTTTTTTGCATGGGGTATAATAAAAGAACTATGTTTCTTCGTATTGGTATTGAGAATGGTATTGTATAGAGTGTGGGAAATTAATGGTAGACCAATTAATAGACTATAGTAAATCAGTCAGGCCAatagaatttcaaaatgttgtaGACTGATTGTCTACGgtacaaacaaattaaatttcgCACACTGATTATATGGGGTACCAGTCATACATGGAATATCATTGTCATACAGTTTGCCAGCTTTGGATGAACCATCAGTTCAGAGATATGGGGCCACACTAACGCAGAAAAGTACACCGTACCTTGACTTCTTTCTTGTTCTGGCTTCCTTTACTTCCTGTCTCAAAAATAACTTGTATAACATACCAACGCAATAACATTTTGTCAACCTTACCACTGCATGAAAAGTACATTAAGAGAGGTGTAAAAATATCACATGACCATTTTGTTTGCCACTGTTCAGAGCCAGATTGAAACGAACAAATTTCATTGCAAATTagtaatgaatatttataaggGTGTCCAAGCTACAAAGTTAAGTGCATCCAACATTTATACATCATATCCTGTATTTCAATCACAATTACAAACAACCAAGGATAAAAAATGGTCTTCATAGATGATGTGTGAGGTCAGTCCTAAGATCCTACAATATCATGTCTATAGTTGCAAAAACCAAGCTCATTCCTGCCTAGACAACGTTCACTTAATTAAGGAGACCACCACTGGATGTGTTTCATAACACAACATGATGTTGACTCACACTGAAACAAGGTGAATTAACAACAGTGCAGACTTGATAGCTAGTTTATAGAAACCCATTGTTATGTGGAATGCATTAAGATTTTGCAGTTACAATAAATGCAAACTTTACCTATATATTTGCAAACGGcttttaaccaaaaaaacaagtgaaaagctgtcaatgtgacagcaaaccgggttttcatttatgtgaactgtatccataatccatgtcaacccgtatccagtaaaatcgagtaccctatatgcaatattttgccaaaaaattactaagttcaaaagctggtatttttttcatcaattatcggaaatcaaaatcctagcaatatgcacacctctgataatatgtacaattaatctgcaaaagaacaacttcctatcttgagaactgtaggaggagttatccgtacaatgagggtaccctatatgcaatatttttcaaaaaaattactaagttcaaaagctggtatttttttcataaattatcggaaatcaaaatcctagcaatatgcacacctctgataatatatataattgatctgcaaaagaacaacttcctatcttgaaatctgtaggaggagttatctgtacaatgagggtaccctttcgGCAGCTGTCCACCCGCCCacaattttcaccattttaataaccggatttttccgttggaaaacccggttaaaaaataaatacttggGAATTTTAAGAAGTCATGGTGActtgattttcaaagattttgtAGGTACTCCTCATCCACAAGATAAAATTCTCAATGAATTATGAAACACAACATCAGtttattaaaagtaaaacatcCCCGTGAACTTGAGAAAATACTAGAAAATTCAGAAAAGAAttataatgattccacagtgaACAATTAATGTGTTCTAGATTACAAGAATATAACAATGTTCTAAAGGGGGAAAAATGATGTACATGCAACATTAATGTGACAACAAAAAGCATACCTTTGTACGACCATTTATAGTGcacttttttagttttcgggtgcattttaaaatgaCTGCATCCATGGAGGAGATGAGAAACTGAATGTTTGAGCAGCCGGGCTCCCGTCCATCTACCCATGTAATCAGATCGTCACGGATTCTCTGCGCATTGGAGCCATGACTGCGATTTACAAGCTCACCACTTGTCATTTTGTCAGTGTTGTGAAGTGCCTTTACTTCAGATAAAATTGATAACCCTTTTGTCTCCCCCAGAAAATTGTCAATAACACAAATTCCATATGTATGGAGACACTTCACGACATACTCTCCCAACATTTCATTGCGAGACTCTAATACACTGAGGTATGCATGCATATTGTCTACAGGCTCATCTTCATATGATCGGACGGATGGAGTGTAGCGAAGTTCTTGGCTATGAGAGGATATCTGAGAAGAGGGACTATTGTACATTGGCTGGTTTAAGGCAGACTCGGCAGAGTGTAGAATGTAGGACTCCGAGCTTCCTTCATCTGTCAAAACCTTACGTTCTACAGTGTTTGGCTGGATGGTGTAGAACTCTTCTGATATCTTCTTCTTAACAGGTTTCTCATCTGTAAGCTTAAGATCATCATGCAAACTTTGGCTCATTTTATTCATGTTATGGGTCATTGCCTCTGCTGACATCTTTTCTGCGCTGTCATTGCCTTTATAGCGTGGAATGTCCAAAGATTCAGGAGACAGTGTGATTCCGTGTACATGTTTCGTTTCACTATCCTCCTCTCTCATTCGCTTGCAGTTTTTCTTGTGATACTTCCAGTCTAACTTTTGGTGTTCTTTCGAACAATACCAGGTCCTTCTGCATCCAGAGCATACCATAAGCCGCTCGGAGGAGCTGCATAGCTGACACGCCATGGAGATGTTCGGTCTGTCACGTACGCTCTTTACCTCAGCCATGTTTACATTTATGCGGAGTTCCTCATGGCTTTACCTTGACAGTTGTGCTTTGAATATTTAACCAAACAGCGCGGCGGACGTGATGATTTCGGCATATTGATTCCGCTGACTGAAGTGTCTCCTCTTAAACAATTGCTATAGGGAAGAATGAAGTCTAATCTCAAGGTAGCTTTTAAACGGTGACAATTGACATCAAGACATGCGAGGCATGTTCCGATGGaaagcaaaataaatataaaagtggAACTGATAATGATACAAGTCATTCCGGAATGCCGGAACTGAAATGTCAAGTACTTCAATCGTCAAATAGTCACGTCAGCCACATTGTGCTTTATTTGAAAACTAGGTTTAAATTAGTGGCGTGCATATGTACTTACTGCAAATGTGTTGTTTACAATAAACATTCTATTTAAAAACGTTATATTCGAATATTGATTGCTCTTTATGTATGACTACGGGAATAAAGATCCCCGCCCATGGCCAATACACGCTGTTGTTCTAATTCTAATTCTTATCAATTTAAAGTGCACCTGTCCACGTGCGAAATACGTTTGCAATCACGCGAATGCACCCTCGTGTAATGCCTGCAcgtgtttttgagaaaaatgtcTCGGTAATcgccaattttttttctcaagtttaGTACAGCTGAGCCATTCTAGCAAATGTAATgagttaataattataataatatgtcAATTTGTGTTATAAACTCgtgtatattttaatgtatgtTGAATATCGAATATTGTCACAATAAATGCCCTGTCTGGTTGATCCGTCCCGTTGTTAGTCCGACCTTTTCACTCCAAGTTTTTGCTGTGCATATTTAGGACATATAATACTTTGCAAACTGGATCAACACCTATAGTTCAGAAACCTGAAGATATGTGTACTCAAAACCAGTGTCCAAAGTCATAGTTAGATCCATCAATTTCTGTTACTGGATGAGAAATCTATTTTAAAGGCGGGAATACAAACCTACAAAAGAATTTAGACAGAGGTTTCGACCACTgattgaaattgttttaaaagtttgtttgtGGTTACAGAGCCTAATGAagtatttggggggggggggttccttTATATAATTCActaaaatgatgtatatttcattatattgatCTCATGGTCATCTAATAGTATCATGTATAAAAGGCCTACTTATAATATAACACGAggaaagaccaaaaaaaaaaaaaatgaatggaatTGAGAAGCGACAACTGTTGCAACAAACAACTCTTTTCCAAAAGGCTAAGTTTTTCAATTAC containing:
- the LOC105346171 gene encoding egl nine homolog 1 isoform X2, which codes for MAEVKSVRDRPNISMACQLCSSSERLMVCSGCRRTWYCSKEHQKLDWKYHKKNCKRMREEDSETKHVHGITLSPESLDIPRYKGNDSAEKMSAEAMTHNMNKMSQSLHDDLKLTDEKPVKKKISEEFYTIQPNTVERKVLTDEGSSESYILHSAESALNQPMYNSPSSQISSHSQELRYTPSVRSYEDEPVDNMHAYLSVLESRNEMLGEYVVKCLHTYGICVIDNFLGETKGLSILSEVKALHNTDKMTSGELVNRSHGSNAQRIRDDLITWVDGREPGCSNIQFLISSMDAVILKCTRKLKKCTINGRTKAMVACYPGPSTGYLRHVDNPNKDGRAITCIYYLNKDWDSKVDGGTLHIYPENESRIASIEPTFDRLLFFWSDRRNPHEVMPTAKTRYAITVWYYDAVERKQAVEKFTENQKPAKR
- the LOC105346171 gene encoding egl nine homolog 1 isoform X1, whose amino-acid sequence is MAEVKSVRDRPNISMACQLCSSSERLMVCSGCRRTWYCSKEHQKLDWKYHKKNCKRMREEDSETKHVHGITLSPESLDIPRYKGNDSAEKMSAEAMTHNMNKMSQSLHDDLKLTDEKPVKKKISEEFYTIQPNTVERKVLTDEGSSESYILHSAESALNQPMYNSPSSQISSHSQELRYTPSVRSYEDEPVDNMHAYLSVLESRNEMLGEYVVKCLHTYGICVIDNFLGETKGLSILSEVKALHNTDKMTSGELVNRSHGSNAQRIRDDLITWVDGREPGCSNIQFLISSMDAVILKCTRKLKKCTINGRTKAMVACYPGPSTGYLRHVDNPNKDGRAITCIYYLNKDWDSKVDGGTLHIYPENESRIASIEPTFDRLLFFWSDRRNPHEVMPTAKTRYAITVWYYDAVERKQAVEKFTDHYGYPPISIPISGVQRLLPIMTINQGPSRKKSYDGFESCLVTRRRSKPKKHSC